In Vicinamibacteria bacterium, the DNA window TTCGATAGCCTCCTCAAGGACGGGGAGGGCGAGCCCGACGACGGCTTCTACGAGATCGAGCTGCTCGACGCGGTACGGTCGGAGCAAGAGTACGTTGCGAACACCGCGGTTTTGATCACGCGTCTCTTCGACAGCCGTGGGGCGGCGGTGGAGATCGCCGACTTCGCTCCCCGCTTCAAGCAATTCGGCCGAATGTTCCGGCCATTGATGATGGTGCGCTCGGCCCGCCCGCTCGGGGGAAGCCCGCGCGTGCGTATCCGGCTCCGGCCCACGACCAGCATGGCGAAGACTC includes these proteins:
- a CDS encoding trehalase-like domain-containing protein, whose product is MSDLQLALIGNSSSSALLDGRARIVWACLPRFDSEPVFDSLLKDGEGEPDDGFYEIELLDAVRSEQEYVANTAVLITRLFDSRGAAVEIADFAPRFKQFGRMFRPLMMVRSARPLGGSPRVRIRLRPTTSMAKTPPVRTHGSNHVRYVMPGITLRLTTNASVTAVLDESAFVLDRRL